DNA sequence from the Carassius gibelio isolate Cgi1373 ecotype wild population from Czech Republic chromosome A14, carGib1.2-hapl.c, whole genome shotgun sequence genome:
taaaatgaaaattgcaattaacataattGTCACATTCTTTCTGACAAAAATGCTCTCTTTTTTTCCAGTCTCTTTTATCTATCCATTTAAAAGTTAGACAGCACTTAACTTTTTGaagtacttattttatttaattattgcaaaccTTTGGAATATTTTGATTGTTTCTATGTCTTGGAGCCTTATTtctaatttgttttaaatgtgtattcATTTCCATACATTTAATGTGATTTTGAGCCGAAATTGTATTTGATCTTGTCTTATTTAATCAGatctttttcttaatttttcttgCAGTTCTGCTCACCCAAGTCTCTGATAATGTCTGCCAGCACTCGACTACGTGTTATCATTGATGAGACTACAGTTAATAAATTAACCTTTCCACATGGATTCCCTGGAACTGTAGATGAACTTTTGGCAGCTGCACAGGACTGTTTTCAACTCCAGGGAAATTTCACTGTTATGTATATGGACCAAGATTTTGATAATCAGTTCTTTACTCTTACATCAACAGACCTGTTAAAGGACAAAGACACAATCAAACTGGTTACAACAGAACCTTCTGTTATTCTATCATTGACTCCTGTCAATGAAGCTGCTGATTCATCCCCTTCAGTGTCACTCAGTCAGTCTTTCCAGGATGACAGTTCCTCAGCTAGTTCGGACACCATTACTTTACAACAGCCTCTAGAGTATCGATCAGAAGGTTGGCCAACTACTTTTGTGATACCCAGCTTTTCGTATGATGTTGAaattatccttcagaaagcaAATGAGGTTTTTAGAAGTGATGGAACACTTCTTAATAATCCAAGCATTACCTCTGGTGTGCTTGAGAAGCTTGCAGAAGAAATATTCCGCTACACTGCCTATCCCACTGGGCTTCAAATCGAGGTGGTTATAGAAGCTTTGCTGAAGAAACATCCTTGTCTGAGGGAGCCGGGTACCTCATTTTCAGGTATGTACGGGTGGCAACAGCGTCTTAAGTATAAGATGGCCAATTATCGTTCTAAATTGAGAAAGCGTGAAGTACCTTGTCCCGAGCTTGACATTAACGCCTTAAAACGTAAATTACCCGGTGAGCAAAATCCTGCAAAGAACTGCAAAAGACCAAAGAGAGCGGAAGTCAACTTCCTACCTCCACATCCAAATGGAGAAAATGTTGATAGCCTTGAAATGGAAAGGCAGGAGCTTCtcgaagaggtaaaaaaaaagaacaaccataaagtgataaaagaaaaaatggcaaaaacattcTCCTATCGAAGGCTGGAGGTTGTGAGTGGTAGTCCAGCTGCTGAAGACTTCAAGGAGAGATGGCCTGCCTTATTTTGTGAAGCTGAGGTATGTAAATGTATTCCCTTTATTAAGCCCTCTTGTTTGGCCAGAaacaatttaaaagtattatttaaatatcgATCTCTTGTCATTTCAGATAAAAGAAGAATTTAGGAGACTAACTACGATTTCCTTGGAACAGAGCTTCATGAACAGGCTTGACGCCTACACGCCAAAAATGATTACACTAATGAAGCTCAAGGGAGGTGTTGTGGGCACCAAGCTGAGGCCGTACATGGACATACTGAGTCAGGTGTGTTTGTTAAAAATTGTGCTTGTTCACTCTTTTGAGGAATgtggtctgtttctcacacactACACACTCATACAGTATCAGTCCTCACTCAATAGTCAGTTttaatcacttttatttatatagttctttACACAGCACAGATGAGGTCTTAAATGATTGTAGAGGTCATTTATTAGGTCTTCTAAAGGCTGTCTGCAAAATATCATCAGCAGTCAAAAATTGGGCCTGGATCCAGACTTGATCAGACTGACTAGATCAGAAACCTTGGGTTAAACCTAAAGATAAGAGAGCGAAACAGTTAAAGGCAACTTTAAATGTTGGCACCAATCACCTTTAGATGTGtaaacactgaaaacactgtTTAAGTCTTAGATTTAAACCTAGTGATGTGAAATATCCAGACATATCTTAATTGCTACATAATGTGTAATATAggtgagtgtgatttcaccaagtataacatgttcctgaatcaacatccttgttgatcctggaataacattccaatcaaccaacaacattccaatcaaccaatcagaattgagatataacttttcaggaaatatttgTTTTAGCCTTACGATCAGGGTTAGATACTTCTACATCCTTGTAAATCAggtatcatttcccactgatttttaggaataaattatgggtagggttaggtttagggttagagatagggttaagtctatatttttggacataatgttgatccaggatcaacaaaagatgttgatccaggaacatgtcttacttggcaaaatcccGGTGACCTGTAATATATGTAGTGTACATATATTTAGCAGTTTAAACGACAAAGAATGGCAACAaagttaatattttgaaaaaaagctTAACAGACTACAAAAGCAACCACCAGACAGACTCCATCTTTCCAGGCTTTTCTCTTGTAGTCTTCGTTCAAATCACTGCTCTTTGCATGTGTATGCCATTGTATTATCACTTGGTAGTTTGTTTTCTATGGATATTGGTTATGCGTTGAAAATAATTATCTATTCACAGAACCAAAACATTGAGATGAGGCGTGAAGCTGTTATCCGGAGCCTCATACTGTACCTTGGCGAGAAAGAAGAGGAACTGTTTGAAGATTGCCAGGTAAAGCATTTTTTGTTCAATGTcatgttaaaaatgttacaatTGTATTACCGTAACATACACCAGGGGTGAGATATGCTCCTGGACAGCCTGTGTCCTGCTGAGATTAGATCcaaccttaaaggaacactccactttttttggaaataggctcattctccaactcccccagagttaaacagttgagttttcccattttcaaatccatttagGTCTGGCGCTAGCACTTTTAGCATAGCTTAGCATAGAACATTAAATCCGATTAAACCAGATACATCTTGCTCCGAAATTACcaaagagttttgatatttttccaatttaaaaCTTGATTCTTCTGTAGTTATATAGTTTACTAAGATCAGCGGAAAATGAAAAGCTGTGATTTTCTAGACCGATATGATTAGGAACTATACTTtcattccggcgtaataatcaaggaactgttCAGCTGTAACGTGAACATAGCAGGTGCATTGATAAATGAAAGCACCTGTGGAAATAGTTCCCAGCTAGCAAGACACGCTCCCTGTGCAAGGAAGAGGGTCTGGCTGGTTTCAGGTGCTGCATGATATCACTGTACCTGCTGTGTTCATGTTCCAGCTGaacagttccttgattattacgccggaatgaAAGTATAGATCCTAGTCATTTTGGCCTAGAAAATctgaacttttcattttccgccggtcttagtacacgatgtaactacagaagagtcatgTTTTAAATTGAGCGAGATGCTTCTGGTCTAATCGGATTCAATGATCTATATTAAGCTATGCTAAAAAGTGCGATCAACAGACCCAGAGGTCGGTTGATTGGATTCAAAAACGATAAGACTCAACTTTTTAACTCTGGGGGAGTTGGAGaatgagcctatttccaaaaaaTGTGGAGTGTTTCTTTAATCAAATACAACTGATCCAGGAAATCAAGGTCTGCTAGAGACTTCAAAGTATGTTTGTTGGAGCTGGT
Encoded proteins:
- the LOC128027240 gene encoding uncharacterized protein LOC128027240, which translates into the protein MERQELLEEVKKKNNHKVIKEKMAKTFSYRRLEVVSGSPAAEDFKERWPALFCEAEIKEEFRRLTTISLEQSFMNRLDAYTPKMITLMKLKGGVVGTKLRPYMDILSQNQNIEMRREAVIRSLILYLGEKEEELFEDCQEDNHSDTAQHTLKILVVHGADGKDPVDVSIILEGKEILPGCQSTAKACALLMGLIYALNLAYPRALHYTFEVFQKLFLELDVLKLSTKVQAFKSKLFY